In Shouchella patagoniensis, the following are encoded in one genomic region:
- a CDS encoding sensor histidine kinase — MERIKDWPLSKKRTTIRTRVLIVFSILVCALISLFTLVHAYFESVNLDEEYRQLSRQTANALSFMPALAGALHDEDISEVQGIIDRIRLQANNPLVFVMDKEGKDVLSGIMEENQETLQPTLVFGSYVTERTELRGEEVIQTTAPIYDQVDEAEQLIGAVSVNYSMDTIREELVGRLWRNASAGLAGLGLSLLCAWLISSSVQRDTFGHEPALVAALYKERETLLKAVNEGICAVNKQGGITLLNPAAEAILPKKQASETVLKVLGLDQALLKGESFYDEMRSIEGKTLMVNCRPIYKNGERTGAISSFRDFTEMKQVKETMAQLQVQSDGLRAQTHEFRNKLYVLMGLLQLGKQEEALDFIVKETNVQRSQTTPLFQKVTDIGVQALLLAKMAKASEKHVHLSIEDSSELQPIKRVPMSDLSVIIGNVLDNAIEAVAYTKKKEVRFFASDAGDEWVIDVYDSGEGFSHEGRHLFEEGVSTKGEGRGFGLSNVSETLLKWDGLMEIASLPEKGGTVVSIYIPKERRG, encoded by the coding sequence ATGGAAAGAATAAAGGATTGGCCCTTAAGCAAAAAACGTACAACGATTCGAACCCGCGTACTAATTGTTTTTTCCATTCTTGTGTGTGCCCTTATCTCATTATTCACACTTGTTCATGCTTACTTTGAAAGCGTTAACTTAGACGAAGAATACAGACAGTTATCGAGGCAGACGGCAAATGCTCTTTCCTTTATGCCAGCTTTGGCTGGTGCTCTTCATGATGAAGATATAAGCGAAGTACAAGGCATTATTGACCGCATCCGTTTACAGGCGAATAACCCGCTTGTCTTTGTGATGGACAAGGAAGGAAAAGACGTGTTGTCCGGAATTATGGAAGAGAATCAGGAAACCTTGCAGCCTACGCTTGTGTTTGGCTCCTATGTAACCGAACGAACGGAATTACGTGGGGAAGAAGTGATTCAAACGACAGCACCGATTTATGATCAAGTCGACGAGGCAGAACAGTTAATCGGCGCTGTAAGTGTAAACTATTCGATGGATACAATTCGAGAAGAGTTGGTTGGGCGACTATGGCGTAATGCGAGTGCAGGGCTTGCTGGTCTAGGGTTGAGTTTGCTTTGTGCGTGGTTGATTTCATCAAGTGTGCAACGGGATACATTTGGGCATGAACCCGCTTTAGTGGCAGCGTTATATAAAGAACGGGAAACGTTGCTTAAAGCGGTGAATGAAGGCATTTGCGCAGTGAACAAACAAGGAGGCATTACGTTGCTGAACCCTGCTGCTGAAGCAATTTTGCCAAAGAAACAAGCGAGCGAAACCGTGCTGAAGGTGCTTGGCTTGGATCAAGCGCTTCTAAAAGGCGAGTCGTTCTATGATGAGATGCGATCGATTGAGGGGAAAACGTTGATGGTGAATTGCCGCCCTATCTATAAAAATGGGGAACGGACTGGAGCGATTAGCAGTTTTAGGGACTTTACAGAAATGAAACAAGTGAAAGAAACGATGGCACAGCTACAAGTACAATCTGATGGACTTCGTGCTCAAACGCATGAGTTTCGAAATAAACTGTATGTGCTTATGGGGTTGTTACAGCTTGGAAAGCAAGAGGAGGCACTAGACTTTATCGTCAAAGAAACAAATGTTCAGCGCTCCCAGACGACGCCTCTTTTTCAAAAAGTAACAGATATCGGCGTCCAAGCACTTTTACTCGCAAAAATGGCGAAAGCATCTGAAAAACATGTCCACTTGTCGATCGAGGATTCAAGTGAATTACAGCCAATTAAACGGGTTCCGATGTCTGATTTGTCGGTCATAATTGGCAATGTTTTAGACAACGCAATTGAAGCAGTTGCATACACAAAGAAAAAAGAAGTGCGCTTTTTCGCGAGTGATGCAGGAGACGAGTGGGTGATTGATGTGTATGACAGTGGTGAGGGGTTTAGTCACGAAGGAAGACATTTATTTGAAGAAGGTGTCTCTACGAAAGGAGAGGGCCGTGGATTTGGTCTCTCAAACGTGAGCGAAACGCTATTGAAGTGGGACGGGCTGATGGAAATCGCTTCTTTGCCGGAAAAAGGAGGGACGGTTGTATCCATTTATATACCGAAAGAAAGAAGGGGCTGA
- a CDS encoding response regulator has protein sequence MNVLIAEDDYRVAMIHSEYINSSDGCRQVGHVLNGQDLFKRLEENPTADLLLLDLYFPDIERQELLQKVRTNYPTLDIIIVSASDDIEILQQAKRFGVFAFLQKPVDASLFKQTLEDYANEQTFFKRSNATFSKEDAERVLGGKPKTTSRSPSATILPTGIDAITLERVYKALKQAQEGLTIEGTCEEIGISRTTARRYLEHLVREADIYTQLSYGEIGRPERRYRLK, from the coding sequence ATGAATGTGTTGATTGCGGAAGACGATTACAGGGTGGCGATGATTCATTCAGAATACATAAATTCGAGTGACGGCTGTCGTCAGGTTGGGCATGTGTTAAACGGACAGGACTTATTCAAACGACTTGAAGAAAACCCAACCGCGGATCTTCTGCTTCTCGATTTATACTTTCCTGATATCGAGAGGCAGGAACTTTTGCAGAAGGTGCGGACAAACTATCCTACTTTAGACATCATCATTGTGTCTGCGTCTGATGATATCGAAATCCTCCAGCAAGCGAAACGATTTGGTGTGTTTGCCTTTTTACAGAAACCGGTAGACGCATCATTGTTTAAACAAACGCTTGAAGATTACGCAAACGAACAAACCTTTTTCAAGCGGTCAAACGCAACCTTTTCAAAAGAAGATGCAGAACGGGTCCTTGGCGGAAAGCCTAAAACAACTTCACGATCACCGTCGGCAACGATTCTGCCTACGGGAATTGATGCGATTACACTTGAGCGGGTGTATAAGGCGCTTAAACAAGCACAAGAGGGCTTAACGATTGAAGGCACGTGTGAGGAGATTGGCATTTCAAGGACAACCGCAAGGCGTTATCTTGAGCATCTTGTACGAGAAGCAGACATTTATACTCAATTAAGCTACGGTGAAATTGGCAGACCTGAACGTCGCTATCGATTGAAATAA
- a CDS encoding tripartite tricarboxylate transporter substrate binding protein: MKKSMFILSLAFLAGCSASVQSTASFPDRTIEIIAPATPGGGWDMTARSIQRALVEDGKLDENVTVLNKPGGGGEVGWQYLNQQNSHFAAVNSSLLLTSNLLGQSDLSYEDFTPLAMLSTEWLAVASGADSPFEDGKEVMMQLKEDPKSLTIGVSPSLGSGNHLAFVQAAVAYGVDPTELQFLVYSSGGDIMNALLGGHIDIATNSVSGFAEQYEIGEVTILAITSEERLEAFPEVPTWTELGAEMVFPHWRGIMGPEGMTQEEIDVWNEWLSSMVETDEWNTILKNNDLDAFYMDSSETTAFMEEQATFFEEIIVDSGLAP; this comes from the coding sequence ATGAAAAAAAGCATGTTCATTCTTAGCTTGGCGTTTCTTGCTGGATGTAGTGCCAGCGTACAATCAACCGCTTCTTTTCCCGATCGGACAATAGAGATTATCGCCCCAGCTACTCCAGGTGGAGGGTGGGATATGACTGCTCGATCGATTCAGCGTGCCCTCGTCGAAGACGGGAAACTGGATGAAAACGTAACCGTTTTAAACAAGCCTGGCGGTGGCGGAGAAGTAGGTTGGCAATACTTGAACCAGCAAAATAGCCATTTTGCTGCTGTAAATTCAAGTTTGCTTTTAACAAGCAACTTGCTTGGGCAAAGTGATTTATCGTATGAAGACTTCACCCCGCTTGCCATGCTCTCAACCGAGTGGCTCGCTGTCGCTTCCGGCGCAGATTCCCCATTTGAAGATGGTAAAGAAGTGATGATGCAACTTAAGGAAGATCCTAAATCGTTAACGATTGGCGTGAGCCCTTCCCTCGGTTCTGGTAATCACCTCGCTTTTGTGCAAGCAGCGGTTGCGTACGGTGTTGATCCGACAGAACTGCAATTTCTTGTCTATAGTAGCGGCGGGGACATTATGAATGCGCTCCTAGGCGGTCATATTGATATAGCTACAAATTCAGTGTCTGGTTTTGCTGAGCAATACGAAATCGGAGAAGTTACGATTTTGGCGATTACTTCGGAAGAACGGCTCGAGGCGTTTCCTGAAGTGCCTACTTGGACTGAGCTTGGTGCAGAAATGGTTTTTCCTCATTGGCGCGGCATTATGGGACCAGAGGGGATGACCCAAGAAGAGATTGACGTGTGGAACGAGTGGCTGTCTTCGATGGTGGAAACAGACGAATGGAACACGATTTTGAAAAATAATGATTTGGATGCTTTTTATATGGACAGTAGCGAAACAACTGCATTTATGGAAGAACAAGCTACGTTTTTTGAAGAGATTATTGTTGATTCAGGCCTTGCGCCTTAA
- a CDS encoding tripartite tricarboxylate transporter TctB family protein, whose translation MHAVRLSMPLFFIVLSVAYGILILQLPQATLGDAMAPLYFPAAICVGLLLFSIIDLVQVMKKKEKAAPEDLLLLVRRSTLTTIGVIVVLCIIYTLLFEYAGFLLSTVTFLAALLFYLNGKTKWRVNILVTGIVSLSTWYIFSQLLEISLPAFGG comes from the coding sequence ATGCATGCCGTTCGGTTATCAATGCCGTTGTTTTTTATTGTGCTAAGCGTCGCATATGGCATTCTCATTTTACAGCTGCCACAAGCCACGCTTGGTGATGCAATGGCACCACTTTATTTTCCAGCTGCCATTTGTGTCGGGTTGTTGCTGTTTTCGATTATTGATTTGGTTCAAGTAATGAAGAAAAAGGAAAAAGCAGCGCCTGAAGATTTACTGTTGCTCGTTCGTAGATCGACCCTTACGACCATTGGTGTCATCGTGGTTCTGTGCATCATTTATACGCTATTGTTTGAATACGCCGGGTTTTTGTTATCTACAGTTACGTTTTTAGCCGCATTGCTTTTTTACTTAAATGGCAAAACAAAATGGCGAGTAAATATTCTTGTAACAGGCATCGTTTCTTTAAGCACCTGGTATATCTTTAGCCAATTGCTTGAAATTAGTTTGCCGGCGTTTGGAGGGTAA
- a CDS encoding tripartite tricarboxylate transporter permease produces MEWSIVIDGFFTALEPMNVVWLIFGALLGTIVGILPGLGPATGVAVLIPLTFGMNPVSALILMSAIYYGALFGGSRSSILINTPGDGSSIAATFDGYPMTLKGQAGQAMSIAAMASLFGGIMAIFGFIFLAIPLAQFALNFGPAEYFMLFLFTLSAVVALSTGKMIKGFVAMFVGLAISTVGIDLQSGVHRFTFGVPHFTDGINFIVIIIGIYALGEVLYNMFPKKTDQQPKNQTIGSKWFTKEQWKRSLGPIFRSGPLGFFLGVLPGSGGTISSLLAYSTEKQLSKRKDEFGKGAVEGLVAPESANSSAAVGSLIPMLTMGIPGSGTTAVMLGALVMIGITPGPLLFENSPDLVWTLINSMFIGNLILVIINILMVGLLIKVLRTPANVLYPIVLVLSFIGAYTLGYSTIDFYLLIAAGLLGLLMRVLDYPVAPLILALIIGGEMEQNIRRASIIYESPQAIFFASPIATTLFGLTLLSLCYPLFVKLFKRKTRKGTGASM; encoded by the coding sequence ATGGAGTGGTCCATTGTGATAGACGGGTTTTTTACCGCACTTGAACCAATGAATGTGGTGTGGTTAATTTTTGGTGCCTTGCTTGGTACGATTGTTGGGATTTTACCTGGACTTGGTCCCGCAACTGGAGTAGCGGTTTTAATTCCGCTTACGTTTGGCATGAATCCCGTTAGTGCACTAATCCTTATGTCAGCGATCTATTATGGAGCTCTTTTTGGTGGGTCAAGAAGTTCAATCTTAATTAACACGCCAGGAGATGGCTCGTCGATTGCAGCCACATTTGATGGCTATCCGATGACGTTAAAAGGGCAAGCCGGACAAGCGATGTCAATCGCAGCGATGGCATCTTTATTTGGGGGAATCATGGCGATCTTTGGGTTTATCTTTCTTGCCATTCCTCTTGCACAATTTGCGTTGAATTTTGGACCGGCCGAGTATTTCATGCTTTTCTTATTTACGTTATCGGCAGTGGTGGCCCTCTCAACAGGGAAAATGATTAAAGGATTTGTTGCGATGTTTGTTGGGCTTGCGATCAGCACAGTAGGTATCGACTTGCAATCTGGTGTGCATCGCTTCACATTTGGTGTGCCTCATTTTACAGATGGTATTAATTTTATCGTGATCATTATTGGGATTTATGCATTAGGAGAAGTCTTATACAATATGTTTCCGAAGAAAACCGATCAGCAGCCAAAAAACCAAACGATCGGCAGTAAATGGTTTACGAAAGAACAATGGAAACGGTCGCTTGGTCCTATTTTCCGCAGCGGTCCACTTGGCTTCTTCCTTGGTGTATTGCCTGGTTCTGGAGGGACGATCTCGTCCTTACTTGCGTACAGCACAGAAAAACAATTATCTAAGCGAAAAGACGAGTTCGGCAAAGGTGCAGTCGAAGGCCTCGTTGCCCCGGAATCTGCCAATAGTTCAGCGGCAGTCGGTTCACTAATTCCGATGCTGACGATGGGCATCCCAGGTTCTGGAACAACTGCGGTTATGCTCGGGGCTCTAGTTATGATTGGTATCACGCCAGGACCGCTTTTGTTTGAAAACAGTCCAGATCTTGTCTGGACACTAATTAATAGTATGTTTATCGGAAACTTGATTCTCGTTATCATCAACATTTTAATGGTTGGCCTCTTAATTAAAGTATTGCGCACGCCTGCTAATGTTCTCTATCCAATCGTGCTTGTGCTATCTTTTATTGGCGCTTATACGCTTGGCTATAGCACAATTGATTTTTATTTGCTTATTGCAGCGGGGTTGCTAGGCTTGCTCATGCGGGTGCTAGACTATCCAGTCGCACCGTTAATTTTGGCGTTAATTATCGGCGGTGAAATGGAACAAAACATACGGCGGGCATCAATTATTTACGAAAGCCCGCAAGCGATTTTCTTTGCATCGCCAATTGCGACGACATTGTTTGGTTTAACACTACTCTCTCTTTGTTATCCATTGTTTGTAAAACTGTTCAAACGAAAAACAAGGAAAGGAACAGGCGCATCGATGTGA